The proteins below come from a single Biomphalaria glabrata chromosome 10, xgBioGlab47.1, whole genome shotgun sequence genomic window:
- the LOC106062904 gene encoding sodium- and chloride-dependent glycine transporter 1-like isoform X3: MAATSGRSHLYPNVLNRENGTKTINGENDNEARMDLLRNVVIDHHRNNVKQRHKSGDLTPNDAGPIDGSVNKSAVPWYKKDFTENSLEDDVNKSQNSWSAADQQLAQDVSSTAVLTSRVGEEIEDLEITEIDRGNWSGRFDFLMSLLGYSVGLGNVWRFPYLAYSNGGGAFLFPFIIMFILLGFPLMFLELSFGQFAALGPAAIFDRICPLLNGIGHAMVCVSCMVAFYYTVIIGWAFLYMFKSFASELPWERCHKDWASERCYSHKDAADCTATNGSVYYLQNCFNKTEVERLNISSLAHNKSDRAPPAQDYFERDILGVTESIEDIGGLQWQIVLCLLLTWTLTFLSLSKGVKSVGKVVYFTALFPYVVLTILFFRGVTLDGAKDGIIYYLTPKFDKLIVAETWVKAAVQIFFALSPAWGGLITLSSYNKFHNNCFKDSLIVGVGNVCTSIYAGFVIFSIVGYLAKELETPIDTVVDEGPGLAFIVFPDVVTRLPIPPLWSFLFFFMLITLGMGSEFALLETVMTAVQDTYPPLRQKKVFVVLGVCVFGFLGGLVVCTEGGMYVLQLMDTYSASFAVFIMAILECLIIGWIYGADRFLRDIETMIGQRSKFWHYFFIFFWKFLTPATLIFLLLFNLVDYKRMSYKKKPYPVWAELLGWFMTFIPVLVIICMGIWRFYRSPKEKTFVMKLKKMLHDTPKWGPASKIPRSDSSLDIEGGKSRIVTNPGFTTTGNETRI, from the exons AGAAATGTGGTGATTGATCATCATCGCAATAATGTCAAGCAGCGCCATAAGTCTGGTGACTTGACCCCCAATGATGCTGGTCCCATTGATGGCAGTGTCAACAAATCTGCGGTTCCTTGGTACAAGAAGGACTTTACTGAGAATTCTCTTGAGGATGATGTAAATAAATCACAAAATTCTTGG AGTGCCGCTGACCAGCAGTTAGCTCAAGATGTATCAAGTACTGCAGTGCTCACCTCCAGGGTGGGAGAGGAGATTGAagacttggagatcacagagatTGACCGCGGCAACTGGTCAGGACGTTTTGATTTCCTCATGTCCTTGTTGGGCTACTCTGTTGGCCTGGGCAACGTTTGGAGATTTCCTTACTTAGCCTACAGCAATGGTGGTG GGGCTTTTCTATTTCCTTTTATCATCATGTTTATACTCCTGGGTTTTCCCCTGATGTTTCTGGAACTCAGCTTTGGTCAGTTTGCTGCTTTGGGCCCAGCAGCAATCTTCGATAGAATCTGTCCACTTTTGAATG GTATTGGCCATGCCATGGTGTGTGTATCTTGTATGGTTGCCTTCTATTACACTGTAATCATTGGATGGGCTTTCCTTTACATGTTCAAGTCCTTCGCCTCTGAACTACCATGGGAGAGATGTCATAAGGACTGGGCCAGTGAGC GGTGTTACTCTCACAAGGATGCCGCTGACTGTACTGCCACCAATGGTTCTGTGTACTACTTACAGAACTGTTTTAACAAGACAGAAGTGGAGAGGCTGAACATAAGCTCTTTGGCCCACAACAAATCTGACAGGGCACCGCCTGCTCAAGACTACTTTGA GCGTGATATACTTGGAGTGACTGAGAGTATAGAAGATATTGGAGGATTACAGTGGCAGATAGTCTTGTGTCTGCTGCTGACTTGGACCTTGACATTCCTTTCTCTCAGCAAGGGTGTTAAAAGTGTTGGAAAG GTTGTTTACTTCACTGCTTTGTTCCCCTATGTCGTCCtgactattttatttttccGTGGTGTGACCTTGGATGGAGCAAAAGATGGCATAATCTACTACCTCACTCCAAAGTTTGACAAGTTGATAGTTGCAGAA ACCTGGGTAAAGGCAGCCGTGCAGATCTTCTTTGCTCTAAGTCCAGCTTGGGGCGGTCTCATTACTTTATCAAGTTACAATAAATTTCACAATAACTGTTTCAA GGATTCCCTGATTGTTGGTGTGGGCAATGTCTGCACCAGCATTTATGCTGGATTTGTTATCTTCAGTATTGTGGGCTATTTGGCTAAAGAGCTTGAAACACCTATTGATACAGTCGTGGATGAAG GTCCAGGGCTTGCCTTTATTGTGTTTCCTGATGTGGTCACTCGACTGCCCATCCCTCCACTCTGGTCCTTCCTCTTCTTTTTCATGTTAATTACGCTCGGCATGGGCAGTGAG TTTGCCTTACTTGAGACAGTTATGACTGCTGTACAAGACACGTATCCTCCACTAAGACAGAAGAAAGTGTTTGTGGTGCTGGGGGTTTGTGTTTTTGGTTTCCTTGGAGGTCTGGTTGTTTGCACAGAG GGTGGCATGTATGTTCTACAACTGATGGACACATACTCTGCCAGTTTTGCTGTCTTTATAATGGCCATTTTGGAGTGCCTGATTATCGGATGGATTTATG GTGCTGACCGCTTCctgagagacatagagacaatgATTGGTCAGAGGAGTAAATTCTGGCACtatttcttcatcttcttctggAAGTTTCTGACACCAGCCACTCTTATT TTCTTGTTGCTGTTCAATCTGGTGGACTACAAACGTATGTCCTACAAGAAGAAGCCGTACCCAGTCTGGGCTGAATTGCTAGGTTGGTTCATGACCTTCATCCCTGTATTGGTGATCATCTGTATGGGAATATGGAGGTTCTACCGCTCACCTAAGGAAAAGACATTTGTTATG AAATTGAAAAAGATGCTCCATGATACACCCAAGTGGGGTCCAGCTTCTAAGATCCCACGATCAGATTCTAGCCTGGACATTGAGGGAGGCAAGTCACGGATTGTTACAAACCCAGGTTTTACAACAACAGGCAATGAAACCAGGATATAA
- the LOC106062904 gene encoding sodium- and chloride-dependent glycine transporter 1-like isoform X1, which yields MDIKGFLSSEGRRKSFGDEYKSFKLLGGERRRQSVATWTTLRPFLPAAVPLLEELNDLHEEKRNVVIDHHRNNVKQRHKSGDLTPNDAGPIDGSVNKSAVPWYKKDFTENSLEDDVNKSQNSWSAADQQLAQDVSSTAVLTSRVGEEIEDLEITEIDRGNWSGRFDFLMSLLGYSVGLGNVWRFPYLAYSNGGGAFLFPFIIMFILLGFPLMFLELSFGQFAALGPAAIFDRICPLLNGIGHAMVCVSCMVAFYYTVIIGWAFLYMFKSFASELPWERCHKDWASERCYSHKDAADCTATNGSVYYLQNCFNKTEVERLNISSLAHNKSDRAPPAQDYFERDILGVTESIEDIGGLQWQIVLCLLLTWTLTFLSLSKGVKSVGKVVYFTALFPYVVLTILFFRGVTLDGAKDGIIYYLTPKFDKLIVAETWVKAAVQIFFALSPAWGGLITLSSYNKFHNNCFKDSLIVGVGNVCTSIYAGFVIFSIVGYLAKELETPIDTVVDEGPGLAFIVFPDVVTRLPIPPLWSFLFFFMLITLGMGSEFALLETVMTAVQDTYPPLRQKKVFVVLGVCVFGFLGGLVVCTEGGMYVLQLMDTYSASFAVFIMAILECLIIGWIYGADRFLRDIETMIGQRSKFWHYFFIFFWKFLTPATLIFLLLFNLVDYKRMSYKKKPYPVWAELLGWFMTFIPVLVIICMGIWRFYRSPKEKTFVMKLKKMLHDTPKWGPASKIPRSDSSLDIEGGKSRIVTNPGFTTTGNETRI from the exons ATGGATATCAAAGGATTTCTTTCGTCGGAAGGTCGCAGAAAGTCTTTTGGAGATGAGTACAAGTCTTTCAAGTTGCTGGGTGGGGAAAGGAGACGCCAGTCCGTGGCAACGTGGACCACGCTTCGGCCATTTCTTCCTGCAGCCGTCCCTTTGTTGGAGGAACTGAATGACCTTCACGAGGAGAAG AGAAATGTGGTGATTGATCATCATCGCAATAATGTCAAGCAGCGCCATAAGTCTGGTGACTTGACCCCCAATGATGCTGGTCCCATTGATGGCAGTGTCAACAAATCTGCGGTTCCTTGGTACAAGAAGGACTTTACTGAGAATTCTCTTGAGGATGATGTAAATAAATCACAAAATTCTTGG AGTGCCGCTGACCAGCAGTTAGCTCAAGATGTATCAAGTACTGCAGTGCTCACCTCCAGGGTGGGAGAGGAGATTGAagacttggagatcacagagatTGACCGCGGCAACTGGTCAGGACGTTTTGATTTCCTCATGTCCTTGTTGGGCTACTCTGTTGGCCTGGGCAACGTTTGGAGATTTCCTTACTTAGCCTACAGCAATGGTGGTG GGGCTTTTCTATTTCCTTTTATCATCATGTTTATACTCCTGGGTTTTCCCCTGATGTTTCTGGAACTCAGCTTTGGTCAGTTTGCTGCTTTGGGCCCAGCAGCAATCTTCGATAGAATCTGTCCACTTTTGAATG GTATTGGCCATGCCATGGTGTGTGTATCTTGTATGGTTGCCTTCTATTACACTGTAATCATTGGATGGGCTTTCCTTTACATGTTCAAGTCCTTCGCCTCTGAACTACCATGGGAGAGATGTCATAAGGACTGGGCCAGTGAGC GGTGTTACTCTCACAAGGATGCCGCTGACTGTACTGCCACCAATGGTTCTGTGTACTACTTACAGAACTGTTTTAACAAGACAGAAGTGGAGAGGCTGAACATAAGCTCTTTGGCCCACAACAAATCTGACAGGGCACCGCCTGCTCAAGACTACTTTGA GCGTGATATACTTGGAGTGACTGAGAGTATAGAAGATATTGGAGGATTACAGTGGCAGATAGTCTTGTGTCTGCTGCTGACTTGGACCTTGACATTCCTTTCTCTCAGCAAGGGTGTTAAAAGTGTTGGAAAG GTTGTTTACTTCACTGCTTTGTTCCCCTATGTCGTCCtgactattttatttttccGTGGTGTGACCTTGGATGGAGCAAAAGATGGCATAATCTACTACCTCACTCCAAAGTTTGACAAGTTGATAGTTGCAGAA ACCTGGGTAAAGGCAGCCGTGCAGATCTTCTTTGCTCTAAGTCCAGCTTGGGGCGGTCTCATTACTTTATCAAGTTACAATAAATTTCACAATAACTGTTTCAA GGATTCCCTGATTGTTGGTGTGGGCAATGTCTGCACCAGCATTTATGCTGGATTTGTTATCTTCAGTATTGTGGGCTATTTGGCTAAAGAGCTTGAAACACCTATTGATACAGTCGTGGATGAAG GTCCAGGGCTTGCCTTTATTGTGTTTCCTGATGTGGTCACTCGACTGCCCATCCCTCCACTCTGGTCCTTCCTCTTCTTTTTCATGTTAATTACGCTCGGCATGGGCAGTGAG TTTGCCTTACTTGAGACAGTTATGACTGCTGTACAAGACACGTATCCTCCACTAAGACAGAAGAAAGTGTTTGTGGTGCTGGGGGTTTGTGTTTTTGGTTTCCTTGGAGGTCTGGTTGTTTGCACAGAG GGTGGCATGTATGTTCTACAACTGATGGACACATACTCTGCCAGTTTTGCTGTCTTTATAATGGCCATTTTGGAGTGCCTGATTATCGGATGGATTTATG GTGCTGACCGCTTCctgagagacatagagacaatgATTGGTCAGAGGAGTAAATTCTGGCACtatttcttcatcttcttctggAAGTTTCTGACACCAGCCACTCTTATT TTCTTGTTGCTGTTCAATCTGGTGGACTACAAACGTATGTCCTACAAGAAGAAGCCGTACCCAGTCTGGGCTGAATTGCTAGGTTGGTTCATGACCTTCATCCCTGTATTGGTGATCATCTGTATGGGAATATGGAGGTTCTACCGCTCACCTAAGGAAAAGACATTTGTTATG AAATTGAAAAAGATGCTCCATGATACACCCAAGTGGGGTCCAGCTTCTAAGATCCCACGATCAGATTCTAGCCTGGACATTGAGGGAGGCAAGTCACGGATTGTTACAAACCCAGGTTTTACAACAACAGGCAATGAAACCAGGATATAA
- the LOC106062904 gene encoding sodium- and chloride-dependent glycine transporter 1-like isoform X2, with protein MDIKGFLSSEGRRKSFGDEYKSFKLLGGERRRQSVATWTTLRPFLPAAVPLLEELNDLHEEKRNVVIDHHRNNVKQRHKSGDLTPNDAGPIDGSVNKSAVPWYKKDFTENSLEDDSAADQQLAQDVSSTAVLTSRVGEEIEDLEITEIDRGNWSGRFDFLMSLLGYSVGLGNVWRFPYLAYSNGGGAFLFPFIIMFILLGFPLMFLELSFGQFAALGPAAIFDRICPLLNGIGHAMVCVSCMVAFYYTVIIGWAFLYMFKSFASELPWERCHKDWASERCYSHKDAADCTATNGSVYYLQNCFNKTEVERLNISSLAHNKSDRAPPAQDYFERDILGVTESIEDIGGLQWQIVLCLLLTWTLTFLSLSKGVKSVGKVVYFTALFPYVVLTILFFRGVTLDGAKDGIIYYLTPKFDKLIVAETWVKAAVQIFFALSPAWGGLITLSSYNKFHNNCFKDSLIVGVGNVCTSIYAGFVIFSIVGYLAKELETPIDTVVDEGPGLAFIVFPDVVTRLPIPPLWSFLFFFMLITLGMGSEFALLETVMTAVQDTYPPLRQKKVFVVLGVCVFGFLGGLVVCTEGGMYVLQLMDTYSASFAVFIMAILECLIIGWIYGADRFLRDIETMIGQRSKFWHYFFIFFWKFLTPATLIFLLLFNLVDYKRMSYKKKPYPVWAELLGWFMTFIPVLVIICMGIWRFYRSPKEKTFVMKLKKMLHDTPKWGPASKIPRSDSSLDIEGGKSRIVTNPGFTTTGNETRI; from the exons ATGGATATCAAAGGATTTCTTTCGTCGGAAGGTCGCAGAAAGTCTTTTGGAGATGAGTACAAGTCTTTCAAGTTGCTGGGTGGGGAAAGGAGACGCCAGTCCGTGGCAACGTGGACCACGCTTCGGCCATTTCTTCCTGCAGCCGTCCCTTTGTTGGAGGAACTGAATGACCTTCACGAGGAGAAG AGAAATGTGGTGATTGATCATCATCGCAATAATGTCAAGCAGCGCCATAAGTCTGGTGACTTGACCCCCAATGATGCTGGTCCCATTGATGGCAGTGTCAACAAATCTGCGGTTCCTTGGTACAAGAAGGACTTTACTGAGAATTCTCTTGAGGATGAT AGTGCCGCTGACCAGCAGTTAGCTCAAGATGTATCAAGTACTGCAGTGCTCACCTCCAGGGTGGGAGAGGAGATTGAagacttggagatcacagagatTGACCGCGGCAACTGGTCAGGACGTTTTGATTTCCTCATGTCCTTGTTGGGCTACTCTGTTGGCCTGGGCAACGTTTGGAGATTTCCTTACTTAGCCTACAGCAATGGTGGTG GGGCTTTTCTATTTCCTTTTATCATCATGTTTATACTCCTGGGTTTTCCCCTGATGTTTCTGGAACTCAGCTTTGGTCAGTTTGCTGCTTTGGGCCCAGCAGCAATCTTCGATAGAATCTGTCCACTTTTGAATG GTATTGGCCATGCCATGGTGTGTGTATCTTGTATGGTTGCCTTCTATTACACTGTAATCATTGGATGGGCTTTCCTTTACATGTTCAAGTCCTTCGCCTCTGAACTACCATGGGAGAGATGTCATAAGGACTGGGCCAGTGAGC GGTGTTACTCTCACAAGGATGCCGCTGACTGTACTGCCACCAATGGTTCTGTGTACTACTTACAGAACTGTTTTAACAAGACAGAAGTGGAGAGGCTGAACATAAGCTCTTTGGCCCACAACAAATCTGACAGGGCACCGCCTGCTCAAGACTACTTTGA GCGTGATATACTTGGAGTGACTGAGAGTATAGAAGATATTGGAGGATTACAGTGGCAGATAGTCTTGTGTCTGCTGCTGACTTGGACCTTGACATTCCTTTCTCTCAGCAAGGGTGTTAAAAGTGTTGGAAAG GTTGTTTACTTCACTGCTTTGTTCCCCTATGTCGTCCtgactattttatttttccGTGGTGTGACCTTGGATGGAGCAAAAGATGGCATAATCTACTACCTCACTCCAAAGTTTGACAAGTTGATAGTTGCAGAA ACCTGGGTAAAGGCAGCCGTGCAGATCTTCTTTGCTCTAAGTCCAGCTTGGGGCGGTCTCATTACTTTATCAAGTTACAATAAATTTCACAATAACTGTTTCAA GGATTCCCTGATTGTTGGTGTGGGCAATGTCTGCACCAGCATTTATGCTGGATTTGTTATCTTCAGTATTGTGGGCTATTTGGCTAAAGAGCTTGAAACACCTATTGATACAGTCGTGGATGAAG GTCCAGGGCTTGCCTTTATTGTGTTTCCTGATGTGGTCACTCGACTGCCCATCCCTCCACTCTGGTCCTTCCTCTTCTTTTTCATGTTAATTACGCTCGGCATGGGCAGTGAG TTTGCCTTACTTGAGACAGTTATGACTGCTGTACAAGACACGTATCCTCCACTAAGACAGAAGAAAGTGTTTGTGGTGCTGGGGGTTTGTGTTTTTGGTTTCCTTGGAGGTCTGGTTGTTTGCACAGAG GGTGGCATGTATGTTCTACAACTGATGGACACATACTCTGCCAGTTTTGCTGTCTTTATAATGGCCATTTTGGAGTGCCTGATTATCGGATGGATTTATG GTGCTGACCGCTTCctgagagacatagagacaatgATTGGTCAGAGGAGTAAATTCTGGCACtatttcttcatcttcttctggAAGTTTCTGACACCAGCCACTCTTATT TTCTTGTTGCTGTTCAATCTGGTGGACTACAAACGTATGTCCTACAAGAAGAAGCCGTACCCAGTCTGGGCTGAATTGCTAGGTTGGTTCATGACCTTCATCCCTGTATTGGTGATCATCTGTATGGGAATATGGAGGTTCTACCGCTCACCTAAGGAAAAGACATTTGTTATG AAATTGAAAAAGATGCTCCATGATACACCCAAGTGGGGTCCAGCTTCTAAGATCCCACGATCAGATTCTAGCCTGGACATTGAGGGAGGCAAGTCACGGATTGTTACAAACCCAGGTTTTACAACAACAGGCAATGAAACCAGGATATAA
- the LOC106062904 gene encoding sodium- and chloride-dependent glycine transporter 1-like isoform X4: MDIKGFLSSEGRRKSFGDEYKSFKLLGGERRRQSVATWTTLRPFLPAAVPLLEELNDLHEEKSAADQQLAQDVSSTAVLTSRVGEEIEDLEITEIDRGNWSGRFDFLMSLLGYSVGLGNVWRFPYLAYSNGGGAFLFPFIIMFILLGFPLMFLELSFGQFAALGPAAIFDRICPLLNGIGHAMVCVSCMVAFYYTVIIGWAFLYMFKSFASELPWERCHKDWASERCYSHKDAADCTATNGSVYYLQNCFNKTEVERLNISSLAHNKSDRAPPAQDYFERDILGVTESIEDIGGLQWQIVLCLLLTWTLTFLSLSKGVKSVGKVVYFTALFPYVVLTILFFRGVTLDGAKDGIIYYLTPKFDKLIVAETWVKAAVQIFFALSPAWGGLITLSSYNKFHNNCFKDSLIVGVGNVCTSIYAGFVIFSIVGYLAKELETPIDTVVDEGPGLAFIVFPDVVTRLPIPPLWSFLFFFMLITLGMGSEFALLETVMTAVQDTYPPLRQKKVFVVLGVCVFGFLGGLVVCTEGGMYVLQLMDTYSASFAVFIMAILECLIIGWIYGADRFLRDIETMIGQRSKFWHYFFIFFWKFLTPATLIFLLLFNLVDYKRMSYKKKPYPVWAELLGWFMTFIPVLVIICMGIWRFYRSPKEKTFVMKLKKMLHDTPKWGPASKIPRSDSSLDIEGGKSRIVTNPGFTTTGNETRI; the protein is encoded by the exons ATGGATATCAAAGGATTTCTTTCGTCGGAAGGTCGCAGAAAGTCTTTTGGAGATGAGTACAAGTCTTTCAAGTTGCTGGGTGGGGAAAGGAGACGCCAGTCCGTGGCAACGTGGACCACGCTTCGGCCATTTCTTCCTGCAGCCGTCCCTTTGTTGGAGGAACTGAATGACCTTCACGAGGAGAAG AGTGCCGCTGACCAGCAGTTAGCTCAAGATGTATCAAGTACTGCAGTGCTCACCTCCAGGGTGGGAGAGGAGATTGAagacttggagatcacagagatTGACCGCGGCAACTGGTCAGGACGTTTTGATTTCCTCATGTCCTTGTTGGGCTACTCTGTTGGCCTGGGCAACGTTTGGAGATTTCCTTACTTAGCCTACAGCAATGGTGGTG GGGCTTTTCTATTTCCTTTTATCATCATGTTTATACTCCTGGGTTTTCCCCTGATGTTTCTGGAACTCAGCTTTGGTCAGTTTGCTGCTTTGGGCCCAGCAGCAATCTTCGATAGAATCTGTCCACTTTTGAATG GTATTGGCCATGCCATGGTGTGTGTATCTTGTATGGTTGCCTTCTATTACACTGTAATCATTGGATGGGCTTTCCTTTACATGTTCAAGTCCTTCGCCTCTGAACTACCATGGGAGAGATGTCATAAGGACTGGGCCAGTGAGC GGTGTTACTCTCACAAGGATGCCGCTGACTGTACTGCCACCAATGGTTCTGTGTACTACTTACAGAACTGTTTTAACAAGACAGAAGTGGAGAGGCTGAACATAAGCTCTTTGGCCCACAACAAATCTGACAGGGCACCGCCTGCTCAAGACTACTTTGA GCGTGATATACTTGGAGTGACTGAGAGTATAGAAGATATTGGAGGATTACAGTGGCAGATAGTCTTGTGTCTGCTGCTGACTTGGACCTTGACATTCCTTTCTCTCAGCAAGGGTGTTAAAAGTGTTGGAAAG GTTGTTTACTTCACTGCTTTGTTCCCCTATGTCGTCCtgactattttatttttccGTGGTGTGACCTTGGATGGAGCAAAAGATGGCATAATCTACTACCTCACTCCAAAGTTTGACAAGTTGATAGTTGCAGAA ACCTGGGTAAAGGCAGCCGTGCAGATCTTCTTTGCTCTAAGTCCAGCTTGGGGCGGTCTCATTACTTTATCAAGTTACAATAAATTTCACAATAACTGTTTCAA GGATTCCCTGATTGTTGGTGTGGGCAATGTCTGCACCAGCATTTATGCTGGATTTGTTATCTTCAGTATTGTGGGCTATTTGGCTAAAGAGCTTGAAACACCTATTGATACAGTCGTGGATGAAG GTCCAGGGCTTGCCTTTATTGTGTTTCCTGATGTGGTCACTCGACTGCCCATCCCTCCACTCTGGTCCTTCCTCTTCTTTTTCATGTTAATTACGCTCGGCATGGGCAGTGAG TTTGCCTTACTTGAGACAGTTATGACTGCTGTACAAGACACGTATCCTCCACTAAGACAGAAGAAAGTGTTTGTGGTGCTGGGGGTTTGTGTTTTTGGTTTCCTTGGAGGTCTGGTTGTTTGCACAGAG GGTGGCATGTATGTTCTACAACTGATGGACACATACTCTGCCAGTTTTGCTGTCTTTATAATGGCCATTTTGGAGTGCCTGATTATCGGATGGATTTATG GTGCTGACCGCTTCctgagagacatagagacaatgATTGGTCAGAGGAGTAAATTCTGGCACtatttcttcatcttcttctggAAGTTTCTGACACCAGCCACTCTTATT TTCTTGTTGCTGTTCAATCTGGTGGACTACAAACGTATGTCCTACAAGAAGAAGCCGTACCCAGTCTGGGCTGAATTGCTAGGTTGGTTCATGACCTTCATCCCTGTATTGGTGATCATCTGTATGGGAATATGGAGGTTCTACCGCTCACCTAAGGAAAAGACATTTGTTATG AAATTGAAAAAGATGCTCCATGATACACCCAAGTGGGGTCCAGCTTCTAAGATCCCACGATCAGATTCTAGCCTGGACATTGAGGGAGGCAAGTCACGGATTGTTACAAACCCAGGTTTTACAACAACAGGCAATGAAACCAGGATATAA
- the LOC106062904 gene encoding sodium- and chloride-dependent glycine transporter 1-like isoform X5: MAATSGRSHLYPNVLNRENGTKTINGENDNEARMDLLSAADQQLAQDVSSTAVLTSRVGEEIEDLEITEIDRGNWSGRFDFLMSLLGYSVGLGNVWRFPYLAYSNGGGAFLFPFIIMFILLGFPLMFLELSFGQFAALGPAAIFDRICPLLNGIGHAMVCVSCMVAFYYTVIIGWAFLYMFKSFASELPWERCHKDWASERCYSHKDAADCTATNGSVYYLQNCFNKTEVERLNISSLAHNKSDRAPPAQDYFERDILGVTESIEDIGGLQWQIVLCLLLTWTLTFLSLSKGVKSVGKVVYFTALFPYVVLTILFFRGVTLDGAKDGIIYYLTPKFDKLIVAETWVKAAVQIFFALSPAWGGLITLSSYNKFHNNCFKDSLIVGVGNVCTSIYAGFVIFSIVGYLAKELETPIDTVVDEGPGLAFIVFPDVVTRLPIPPLWSFLFFFMLITLGMGSEFALLETVMTAVQDTYPPLRQKKVFVVLGVCVFGFLGGLVVCTEGGMYVLQLMDTYSASFAVFIMAILECLIIGWIYGADRFLRDIETMIGQRSKFWHYFFIFFWKFLTPATLIFLLLFNLVDYKRMSYKKKPYPVWAELLGWFMTFIPVLVIICMGIWRFYRSPKEKTFVMKLKKMLHDTPKWGPASKIPRSDSSLDIEGGKSRIVTNPGFTTTGNETRI, translated from the exons AGTGCCGCTGACCAGCAGTTAGCTCAAGATGTATCAAGTACTGCAGTGCTCACCTCCAGGGTGGGAGAGGAGATTGAagacttggagatcacagagatTGACCGCGGCAACTGGTCAGGACGTTTTGATTTCCTCATGTCCTTGTTGGGCTACTCTGTTGGCCTGGGCAACGTTTGGAGATTTCCTTACTTAGCCTACAGCAATGGTGGTG GGGCTTTTCTATTTCCTTTTATCATCATGTTTATACTCCTGGGTTTTCCCCTGATGTTTCTGGAACTCAGCTTTGGTCAGTTTGCTGCTTTGGGCCCAGCAGCAATCTTCGATAGAATCTGTCCACTTTTGAATG GTATTGGCCATGCCATGGTGTGTGTATCTTGTATGGTTGCCTTCTATTACACTGTAATCATTGGATGGGCTTTCCTTTACATGTTCAAGTCCTTCGCCTCTGAACTACCATGGGAGAGATGTCATAAGGACTGGGCCAGTGAGC GGTGTTACTCTCACAAGGATGCCGCTGACTGTACTGCCACCAATGGTTCTGTGTACTACTTACAGAACTGTTTTAACAAGACAGAAGTGGAGAGGCTGAACATAAGCTCTTTGGCCCACAACAAATCTGACAGGGCACCGCCTGCTCAAGACTACTTTGA GCGTGATATACTTGGAGTGACTGAGAGTATAGAAGATATTGGAGGATTACAGTGGCAGATAGTCTTGTGTCTGCTGCTGACTTGGACCTTGACATTCCTTTCTCTCAGCAAGGGTGTTAAAAGTGTTGGAAAG GTTGTTTACTTCACTGCTTTGTTCCCCTATGTCGTCCtgactattttatttttccGTGGTGTGACCTTGGATGGAGCAAAAGATGGCATAATCTACTACCTCACTCCAAAGTTTGACAAGTTGATAGTTGCAGAA ACCTGGGTAAAGGCAGCCGTGCAGATCTTCTTTGCTCTAAGTCCAGCTTGGGGCGGTCTCATTACTTTATCAAGTTACAATAAATTTCACAATAACTGTTTCAA GGATTCCCTGATTGTTGGTGTGGGCAATGTCTGCACCAGCATTTATGCTGGATTTGTTATCTTCAGTATTGTGGGCTATTTGGCTAAAGAGCTTGAAACACCTATTGATACAGTCGTGGATGAAG GTCCAGGGCTTGCCTTTATTGTGTTTCCTGATGTGGTCACTCGACTGCCCATCCCTCCACTCTGGTCCTTCCTCTTCTTTTTCATGTTAATTACGCTCGGCATGGGCAGTGAG TTTGCCTTACTTGAGACAGTTATGACTGCTGTACAAGACACGTATCCTCCACTAAGACAGAAGAAAGTGTTTGTGGTGCTGGGGGTTTGTGTTTTTGGTTTCCTTGGAGGTCTGGTTGTTTGCACAGAG GGTGGCATGTATGTTCTACAACTGATGGACACATACTCTGCCAGTTTTGCTGTCTTTATAATGGCCATTTTGGAGTGCCTGATTATCGGATGGATTTATG GTGCTGACCGCTTCctgagagacatagagacaatgATTGGTCAGAGGAGTAAATTCTGGCACtatttcttcatcttcttctggAAGTTTCTGACACCAGCCACTCTTATT TTCTTGTTGCTGTTCAATCTGGTGGACTACAAACGTATGTCCTACAAGAAGAAGCCGTACCCAGTCTGGGCTGAATTGCTAGGTTGGTTCATGACCTTCATCCCTGTATTGGTGATCATCTGTATGGGAATATGGAGGTTCTACCGCTCACCTAAGGAAAAGACATTTGTTATG AAATTGAAAAAGATGCTCCATGATACACCCAAGTGGGGTCCAGCTTCTAAGATCCCACGATCAGATTCTAGCCTGGACATTGAGGGAGGCAAGTCACGGATTGTTACAAACCCAGGTTTTACAACAACAGGCAATGAAACCAGGATATAA